The following coding sequences are from one Clostridioides difficile ATCC 9689 = DSM 1296 window:
- a CDS encoding GntR family transcriptional regulator: MKVLISNTSDKPLYQQIKEQIKEAIFTEELKEGDAMPSIRNFANDLKVSILTIRRVYEELENEGFLTRQVGIGTFISTGNLEILRDSKRRIVEQKMADMIKDAKALGITQIELQEMMDILYQED; the protein is encoded by the coding sequence ATGAAAGTGCTCATTTCTAACACATCAGATAAGCCATTATACCAACAAATTAAAGAGCAAATTAAAGAAGCAATATTTACTGAAGAACTGAAAGAAGGGGATGCAATGCCATCCATAAGAAATTTTGCTAATGATTTAAAAGTTAGTATTTTGACTATTAGACGAGTGTATGAAGAACTTGAAAATGAAGGCTTTCTTACACGCCAAGTTGGAATAGGAACATTTATTTCAACTGGAAATTTAGAAATACTAAGAGACTCAAAGAGACGTATAGTTGAACAAAAAATGGCAGATATGATTAAGGATGCAAAAGCACTAGGAATTACACAGATAGAGTTACAAGAAATGATGGATATTCTATATCAGGAGGATTAA